From a region of the Streptacidiphilus albus JL83 genome:
- a CDS encoding helix-turn-helix domain-containing protein codes for MPNVHAAPTLRRRRLGEALRNYRSAAGLSLDQAVERMEGSWDGPKLSRIENAKARISPKEVSVLLGEYGVTDPEIVAALEELARTAGRTGWWTAYGGAVPQHLQDTISAQDDAESIRQYHPTAIPGLLQIGAYAREITAATAFNLPPEEHAAIVEVRIARQAILTRPRNPVKYWAVIHESLLMQRFASHPSLMREQLRHLLDMADLPNVTIQVMPLTAGAHPGASGNLTITQFPKSWPALISVENRHDMRYQEDDAEETKLYGEYFDRIVASALPADQSRETIRKHMEGIGHEHHP; via the coding sequence ATGCCGAACGTGCACGCAGCCCCGACGCTCCGCCGCCGGCGCCTCGGTGAGGCACTGCGGAACTACCGCTCAGCGGCGGGGCTGAGCCTGGACCAGGCTGTCGAGAGGATGGAGGGCAGCTGGGACGGTCCGAAGCTGTCGCGCATCGAGAACGCCAAGGCCCGGATCAGCCCGAAGGAAGTCAGCGTCCTGCTAGGCGAGTACGGCGTCACCGATCCGGAGATCGTCGCCGCTCTGGAGGAGCTCGCCCGCACTGCGGGTAGGACCGGGTGGTGGACCGCCTACGGCGGGGCCGTGCCCCAGCACCTCCAGGACACCATCTCCGCGCAGGACGACGCGGAGAGCATCCGCCAGTACCACCCCACCGCGATCCCCGGCCTGCTGCAGATCGGCGCCTACGCGCGCGAGATCACGGCGGCCACCGCCTTCAACCTGCCGCCCGAGGAGCACGCCGCCATCGTGGAGGTGCGGATCGCGCGCCAGGCGATCCTGACCAGGCCGCGGAACCCGGTGAAGTACTGGGCCGTCATCCACGAGTCCCTGCTGATGCAGCGGTTCGCCTCGCACCCTTCCCTGATGCGCGAACAGCTCCGCCACCTGCTGGACATGGCCGACCTGCCGAACGTCACCATCCAGGTCATGCCGCTGACCGCCGGGGCCCATCCCGGCGCGTCCGGCAACCTGACCATCACCCAGTTCCCCAAGTCCTGGCCCGCGCTGATCTCGGTAGAGAACCGCCACGATATGCGCTACCAGGAAGACGACGCCGAGGAGACGAAGCTCTACGGGGAGTACTTCGACCGGATCGTCGCCTCAGCACTGCCCGCGGACCAGTCGCGGGAGACCATCAGGAAACACATGGAAGGGATCGGCCATGAGCACCACCCCTGA
- a CDS encoding IS1380 family transposase: MQSTQWDHRLDVRADGKSLVGHAGIVLLRRVADRLGLARALAAVLPAGSGPRWRDRGLALVQLACAIAMGATNLLEAEQLQYHWRPLFPLPVSDSTLRRTLEAIDAPVAVRVERVRAAIRRAVWTWLALRPGGFPWIQVAGRVLTGWYVLDLDATIVPCTSRKEGAAGTYKGSFGHMPLGAWVANTRECVAMLLRPGNAPPNDIADHKTVLAAALRQLPLPAWSKLLVRIDGAAFSHGLLDHLQALTTTRRRVRFITGWAINEADEQAIALLPGHVWTAALRQDGSLHEIKGEDGQTVTYQVAEITGLRDLSGWPTGLRLIVRRVKPSRRDAKKLTAFEKKTGWRYQVVATDIPAHHGLSAVSGSGQAWFLDALYRDHAEVEDRVKAIKRVGLGLLPSKSWQVNTAWVLAATLAADLDAWTRLLLLHDEPELAKAEPATIRRKLYHQPARLTAHARRRTLHLDQRWPWAAAFTTAWRHATELPALN; this comes from the coding sequence GTGCAGAGTACCCAATGGGATCACCGGCTCGATGTGCGGGCCGACGGGAAGAGCCTGGTCGGGCACGCGGGCATCGTGCTGCTGCGCAGGGTCGCCGACCGGCTCGGCCTGGCCCGCGCGCTGGCCGCCGTGCTCCCGGCAGGCAGCGGGCCGCGATGGCGGGACCGCGGCCTGGCGCTGGTCCAGCTGGCCTGCGCAATCGCCATGGGAGCGACGAACCTGCTGGAGGCCGAGCAACTGCAGTACCACTGGCGGCCGTTGTTCCCGCTCCCGGTCTCCGACAGCACCCTGCGCCGCACCCTGGAGGCGATCGACGCCCCGGTCGCCGTGCGTGTCGAGCGGGTGCGGGCCGCGATCCGCCGTGCGGTGTGGACCTGGCTGGCGCTGCGGCCGGGAGGCTTCCCCTGGATACAGGTCGCCGGCCGGGTGCTGACCGGCTGGTATGTGCTGGACCTGGACGCCACCATCGTGCCCTGCACCAGCAGGAAGGAAGGCGCGGCCGGTACCTACAAAGGATCCTTCGGACACATGCCGCTGGGAGCGTGGGTGGCTAACACCCGAGAATGCGTCGCGATGCTGCTGAGGCCGGGCAACGCGCCGCCCAACGACATCGCCGACCACAAGACGGTCCTCGCCGCAGCCCTGCGGCAGCTCCCGCTGCCAGCCTGGTCGAAGCTGCTGGTCCGGATCGACGGCGCGGCGTTCTCCCACGGCCTGCTCGACCACCTCCAGGCCCTGACCACCACTCGGCGCCGGGTCCGCTTCATCACCGGCTGGGCCATCAACGAAGCCGACGAGCAGGCCATCGCCCTGCTGCCCGGACACGTGTGGACGGCGGCACTGCGCCAGGACGGCAGCCTCCACGAGATCAAGGGCGAGGACGGCCAGACCGTCACCTACCAGGTCGCCGAGATCACCGGCCTGCGCGACCTGTCGGGCTGGCCCACCGGCCTGCGGCTGATCGTGCGCCGGGTCAAACCCTCGCGCCGCGACGCGAAGAAGCTGACCGCCTTCGAGAAGAAGACCGGCTGGCGCTACCAGGTCGTGGCCACCGACATCCCCGCTCACCACGGCCTTTCCGCCGTCTCCGGCTCCGGCCAGGCCTGGTTCCTCGACGCCTTGTACCGTGACCACGCCGAGGTGGAGGATCGGGTGAAGGCGATCAAGCGGGTTGGCCTCGGACTGCTGCCCTCCAAGTCCTGGCAGGTCAACACGGCCTGGGTGCTGGCAGCCACCCTCGCCGCCGACCTCGACGCCTGGACCCGTCTCCTGCTCTTGCACGACGAGCCCGAACTGGCGAAGGCCGAACCGGCAACGATCCGCAGGAAGCTCTACCACCAGCCCGCCCGCCTCACCGCCCACGCCAGACGCCGCACCCTGCACCTGGACCAGCGATGGCCCTGGGCAGCGGCTTTCACGACCGCCTGGCGGCACGCCACCGAACTTCCGGCCCTCAACTGA
- the fxlM gene encoding methyltransferase, FxLD system produces the protein MNATTSSDTAEALRNRMVDQIKDAGGIQSSAVEDAMRTVHRDAFLPAATLEEAYADQAVTIKPNPAGGLALSCASQPTIVALMLDQLDVKPGDRILEIGAGTGYNAALLTHLAGPDGQVTTVDIDSDVTTHARKALDATGNEHVHVATRDGALGDPDHAPYDKAIVAVGAWDIPAAWWDQLPPGSRLVVPLRWRGTTRSIAFTRETDRMVSSDVQLCGFVPMLGQDGERDATITADGTVNLYWDIDQPIDPADLHGVLDQPKAEAWSGTTVGGYEPFDGVWLRLSATEAGTCRIEALPAAVESGLCKPAIPSRSPALAEGNSLAYFVTRRQESEEGSPAQFELGAVGHGPAGGDLAERLCEQIRAWGRTRTARPTITVYPAGTPGDQLAIGYAIDKHDSRMVISLT, from the coding sequence ATGAACGCCACCACCAGCTCCGACACCGCAGAAGCCCTGCGCAACCGCATGGTTGACCAGATCAAGGACGCCGGAGGCATCCAGTCCAGCGCCGTCGAGGACGCGATGCGCACCGTGCACCGCGACGCGTTCCTTCCTGCCGCCACCCTCGAGGAGGCATACGCCGACCAGGCCGTCACGATCAAGCCCAACCCCGCCGGCGGACTCGCGCTCAGCTGTGCCTCCCAGCCGACCATCGTGGCCCTCATGCTCGACCAGCTCGACGTCAAGCCCGGCGACCGCATCCTGGAGATCGGCGCCGGCACCGGCTACAACGCCGCCCTCCTCACCCACCTCGCCGGCCCCGACGGGCAGGTCACCACCGTCGACATCGACAGCGACGTCACCACCCACGCCCGCAAGGCCCTGGACGCCACCGGCAACGAGCACGTGCACGTCGCCACCCGCGACGGAGCCCTCGGCGACCCGGACCACGCCCCCTACGACAAGGCGATCGTCGCCGTCGGCGCCTGGGACATCCCGGCCGCCTGGTGGGACCAACTTCCCCCCGGCAGCCGCCTGGTCGTACCGCTGCGGTGGCGCGGCACCACCCGCAGCATCGCGTTCACCCGCGAGACCGATCGCATGGTCTCCAGCGACGTCCAACTGTGCGGCTTCGTACCCATGCTCGGCCAGGACGGCGAACGAGACGCCACCATCACCGCCGACGGAACCGTCAACCTGTACTGGGACATCGACCAGCCCATCGACCCTGCCGACCTGCACGGAGTCCTTGACCAGCCCAAGGCCGAGGCTTGGTCCGGCACCACCGTAGGCGGCTATGAGCCCTTCGACGGCGTCTGGCTGCGTCTAAGCGCCACCGAAGCGGGCACCTGCCGCATCGAGGCCCTGCCCGCCGCCGTCGAGTCCGGCCTGTGCAAGCCCGCGATCCCTTCTCGCAGCCCCGCTCTGGCCGAAGGCAACTCCCTCGCCTACTTCGTCACCCGCCGTCAAGAGAGCGAAGAGGGAAGCCCTGCCCAGTTCGAGCTCGGGGCAGTCGGCCATGGTCCGGCCGGAGGCGACCTCGCCGAGCGCCTATGCGAGCAGATCCGCGCATGGGGCAGGACCCGAACCGCACGCCCGACCATCACCGTCTACCCCGCCGGAACACCCGGCGACCAACTCGCAATCGGCTACGCCATCGACAAGCACGATAGCCGCATGGTCATCTCCTTGACCTGA
- a CDS encoding lanthionine synthetase C family protein — translation MNASQQADWSQSLGTGAPGIALVDIEAARTGAGTWGAVHRWAAAMTRDPVVADPAACGLFYGAPAVAFTLHSATQPAYKTMLDILDQHIAALTRTRLDQAHQRIDEGRLPALREFDLIGGLTGIGAYLLHRHRGGDLLRDVLAYLVRLIEPVTVNGEALPGWWTGDGPQGQPSPSWPGGHGNLGIAHGGSGILALMATAMRHGTTVAGQPEALARICAQLDQWRTGTDTRAWWPETISLPEWRSRTSRQRGAGRPSWCYGTPGLARAQQLAALAIDDTRLQSRAEAAMAGCLHNEDQLAQITDASLCHGWAGLLRATERISADSSSGTLADLLPGLRARLDQHRRPAHRGFLEGETGVLLAQQTGSESNWDACLLLTG, via the coding sequence GTGAACGCATCACAGCAGGCCGACTGGAGCCAGAGCCTGGGCACCGGCGCCCCCGGCATCGCCCTGGTGGACATTGAGGCAGCCCGTACCGGGGCCGGCACCTGGGGTGCCGTCCACCGGTGGGCCGCCGCCATGACCCGCGACCCGGTGGTCGCCGACCCGGCCGCCTGCGGCCTGTTCTACGGGGCACCCGCCGTCGCCTTCACCCTCCACAGCGCCACCCAACCCGCCTACAAAACCATGCTGGACATCCTCGACCAACACATCGCCGCCCTCACCCGGACACGCCTCGACCAGGCCCACCAGCGCATCGACGAGGGACGGCTGCCCGCCCTGCGGGAGTTCGACCTGATCGGCGGCCTGACCGGTATCGGCGCCTACCTCCTGCACCGCCACCGCGGAGGCGACCTGCTGCGAGACGTCCTGGCCTACCTCGTGCGGCTCATCGAGCCGGTCACGGTCAACGGCGAGGCCCTGCCCGGCTGGTGGACCGGCGACGGACCCCAAGGGCAGCCCTCGCCATCCTGGCCCGGCGGTCACGGCAACCTGGGCATCGCGCATGGCGGTTCCGGCATTCTCGCCCTGATGGCGACGGCCATGCGGCACGGCACCACCGTGGCCGGACAGCCCGAGGCCCTCGCGCGGATCTGTGCCCAACTCGACCAGTGGCGCACAGGCACCGACACGCGGGCCTGGTGGCCGGAGACGATCTCCCTGCCCGAATGGCGCTCGCGTACCAGCCGTCAACGTGGAGCAGGACGCCCGAGCTGGTGCTACGGCACACCAGGTCTGGCCCGCGCCCAGCAACTCGCCGCCCTCGCCATCGACGACACCCGCCTCCAGAGCCGCGCGGAGGCGGCCATGGCCGGTTGCCTTCACAACGAGGACCAGTTGGCCCAGATCACCGACGCCTCGCTGTGCCACGGCTGGGCCGGGCTCCTGCGTGCAACCGAGCGAATATCCGCCGACAGCAGCAGCGGCACCCTGGCCGACCTCCTACCGGGCCTGCGCGCCCGCCTGGACCAGCACAGGAGACCGGCACACCGCGGGTTCCTGGAAGGTGAAACGGGCGTGCTGCTGGCCCAGCAGACCGGCTCTGAATCGAACTGGGATGCCTGTCTGCTTCTCACCGGCTGA
- a CDS encoding transposase, with product MLPPGAVPTGELSEAEVRSMEGELEALCASVDDVFARPASRENLRAMMRGLLAEVPRKNLWQLAEFAGQPNPDRLQGFLAKAAWDADELRDRVRDYAVAALTAPDAVLIADETGDIKKGT from the coding sequence ATGCTGCCGCCAGGTGCGGTGCCGACGGGCGAGTTGAGCGAGGCCGAAGTCCGTTCAATGGAGGGTGAGTTGGAGGCGTTGTGTGCCTCGGTGGACGATGTGTTCGCCCGCCCGGCCTCGCGGGAGAACCTGCGGGCGATGATGCGCGGGCTGCTGGCTGAGGTGCCGCGCAAGAACCTGTGGCAGCTGGCCGAGTTCGCCGGTCAGCCCAACCCCGACCGGCTGCAGGGATTCCTGGCCAAGGCGGCGTGGGACGCGGACGAACTGCGCGACCGGGTCCGGGACTATGCCGTCGCCGCCCTGACCGCCCCGGATGCGGTACTCATCGCGGACGAGACTGGCGACATCAAGAAGGGCACCTAA
- a CDS encoding DUF397 domain-containing protein — protein MSTTPDRKEALYALDLTDAQWRTSPLTGNGADCVEITDLPDGGIAVRDSKNPDRPDLRFNAREWAAFTGGLKQNWT, from the coding sequence ATGAGCACCACCCCTGACCGCAAGGAAGCCCTGTACGCGCTCGACCTGACCGACGCGCAGTGGCGCACCTCGCCCCTGACCGGGAACGGCGCGGACTGCGTCGAGATCACCGACCTGCCCGATGGCGGCATCGCGGTGCGCGACTCCAAGAACCCCGACCGCCCGGACCTGCGCTTCAATGCCCGCGAATGGGCCGCGTTCACCGGCGGCCTCAAGCAGAACTGGACCTGA
- a CDS encoding IS701 family transposase translates to MTQHQYAAAAAPTIAHDWHRELFEDLMGAVASGFPRRETRSTFRQLAEGLLMELENVNCWTLAEAIGHSGPHRLQHLLSRASWDDEAVLDAAAAWAVAALDDGDAVLIADETGDAKSSTDAVGAAHQYSGSLGGIGLCQVAVHLTYATSRGHTIVDRVHYLGRQWAADEERREHTGVPEELMFATKTAQAQAMLEKAHAAGVRASFFAGDEVYGAKALRTTCRRLGLGYAVAVRSSHHLTLPSGARLSAAKAKALVPKGAWQRMRTGTGSKGARDYDWAMLDVHPDDTPADHAEGGVSVLLARRHRYTGTVSYYRCWSPIPASLARLVGIVCLRWKIEEDFQAAKNTVGLDKGQVTTWTSWHRWSTAALVAYAFLAVATALEAGEPTPAGLELVPLSSFELLRLLRLLILPTPRRDAGHVLRWSAWRRRHQHRARACHQRWHAYADSTP, encoded by the coding sequence GTGACTCAACATCAGTACGCGGCGGCTGCCGCGCCGACGATAGCGCATGACTGGCACCGTGAGCTCTTCGAGGACCTCATGGGCGCTGTGGCCAGCGGTTTTCCCCGCCGGGAGACGCGTTCGACGTTCCGCCAGCTCGCCGAGGGGCTGCTGATGGAACTGGAGAACGTCAACTGCTGGACCCTGGCCGAGGCGATCGGCCACAGCGGCCCACACCGCCTGCAGCACCTGCTCTCCCGCGCGAGCTGGGACGACGAAGCGGTGCTGGACGCGGCCGCCGCCTGGGCCGTCGCCGCGCTGGACGACGGCGACGCGGTGCTGATCGCGGACGAGACCGGCGACGCGAAGTCCTCCACCGACGCGGTCGGCGCCGCCCACCAGTACTCCGGCTCGCTCGGCGGGATCGGCCTGTGCCAGGTCGCCGTCCACCTCACCTACGCCACCAGCCGCGGCCACACCATCGTCGACCGCGTCCACTACCTCGGCCGTCAGTGGGCCGCCGACGAGGAGCGTCGCGAACACACGGGCGTGCCAGAGGAGTTGATGTTCGCAACCAAGACCGCCCAGGCCCAGGCCATGCTGGAGAAGGCGCACGCCGCCGGGGTCCGCGCGAGCTTCTTCGCCGGGGACGAGGTCTACGGCGCCAAGGCCCTGCGGACCACCTGCCGCCGGCTCGGCCTCGGCTACGCAGTCGCGGTCCGCAGCAGCCACCACCTCACCCTGCCCTCGGGCGCCAGGCTGTCCGCCGCCAAGGCGAAAGCCCTGGTCCCCAAGGGGGCCTGGCAGCGGATGCGCACCGGAACCGGCAGCAAGGGCGCACGCGACTACGACTGGGCCATGCTCGACGTCCACCCCGACGACACCCCCGCCGACCACGCGGAAGGCGGGGTCTCGGTGCTGCTGGCCCGCCGCCACCGCTACACCGGAACCGTCTCCTACTACCGTTGCTGGAGCCCGATACCGGCGAGCCTGGCGCGGCTGGTGGGCATCGTGTGCCTGCGCTGGAAGATCGAGGAAGACTTCCAAGCCGCGAAGAACACCGTCGGCCTGGACAAAGGCCAGGTCACCACCTGGACCAGCTGGCACCGCTGGTCCACCGCCGCCCTGGTCGCCTACGCATTCCTCGCCGTCGCCACCGCCCTCGAAGCAGGCGAACCCACACCCGCCGGGCTCGAGCTGGTCCCACTCAGCAGCTTCGAACTCCTGCGCCTGCTCCGGCTACTGATCCTCCCCACGCCCCGCCGGGACGCCGGCCACGTCCTGCGCTGGTCCGCCTGGCGACGCCGCCACCAACACCGCGCCCGCGCCTGCCACCAACGCTGGCACGCCTACGCCGACAGCACCCCATGA
- a CDS encoding FxLD family lanthipeptide, giving the protein MAPTAPSSLDRTTGADVDPLDLDLTVITEVGTAAIPGCDTSDGCGSTCASACNSAV; this is encoded by the coding sequence ATGGCACCCACAGCACCGAGCTCCCTGGACCGCACCACCGGGGCCGACGTCGACCCGCTCGACCTGGACCTGACCGTGATCACCGAGGTCGGGACCGCCGCGATCCCGGGCTGCGACACCTCGGACGGCTGCGGCTCGACGTGCGCGAGCGCCTGCAACAGCGCGGTCTGA
- a CDS encoding ExeA family protein produces MIERLQQYFGFTKMPFGKSLAPGALHRHGAHAEAVARISWAVAERAIGVVTGEVGAGKTVAVRAALAALDPVRHQVIYLGNPAVGSRGIHRAIVSALGGSPHPHTAALIPQAADALATERAERGRVPVLVLDEAHLLSHDQLESVRMLTNQDMDSASPFACLLIGQPTLRRRIKMGTMAALDQRIALRFAMPPMTGEETGSYLKHHLALAGRSDPLFSDDAVQLIHTTGRGLPRAVNNLAVQALLDVFVQNKTIVDEASARAAVAEVTTE; encoded by the coding sequence GTGATCGAGCGCCTGCAGCAGTACTTCGGCTTCACCAAGATGCCGTTCGGCAAGAGCCTGGCCCCTGGGGCTCTGCACCGTCACGGCGCGCATGCTGAGGCGGTGGCCCGGATCAGCTGGGCGGTCGCGGAGCGCGCGATCGGGGTGGTCACCGGGGAGGTCGGCGCGGGCAAGACCGTCGCTGTCCGCGCCGCCCTGGCAGCTCTGGACCCGGTCCGCCATCAGGTCATCTACCTGGGCAACCCCGCCGTGGGCTCGCGCGGGATCCACCGCGCGATCGTCTCCGCGCTGGGCGGCAGCCCGCACCCGCATACTGCCGCGCTGATCCCGCAGGCCGCCGACGCGCTGGCCACCGAACGCGCCGAGCGCGGCCGCGTCCCCGTCCTGGTGCTCGACGAGGCCCACCTGCTGAGCCACGACCAGTTGGAGTCGGTGCGGATGCTCACCAACCAGGACATGGACTCCGCGTCGCCGTTCGCCTGCCTGCTGATCGGCCAGCCCACCCTGCGCAGGAGAATCAAGATGGGCACCATGGCCGCGCTGGACCAGCGGATCGCGCTGCGGTTCGCGATGCCCCCGATGACCGGCGAGGAGACCGGCAGCTACCTCAAACACCACCTCGCCCTGGCCGGCCGGTCCGACCCGCTGTTCTCCGATGACGCCGTCCAACTGATCCACACCACCGGGCGCGGACTGCCCCGCGCGGTCAACAATCTTGCCGTCCAGGCCCTGCTCGACGTCTTCGTCCAGAACAAGACCATCGTCGACGAGGCGTCAGCACGCGCCGCTGTCGCCGAAGTCACGACAGAGTGA
- a CDS encoding lantibiotic dehydratase: MRSPGRKPLYQHTGTALLRAATASLTRAPDWWPDPDDTGDCRRWLAHVWSRPDFAIAVREASWSLGRQIDAIVADPAVPDRHVRSATQSTARYLLRSTGRPTPFGLFAGVAHATLGPAAAVRFGTGHRPVARVDTQWLAAVIERLEAMPGLLQRLDLVFNNLAARRGARIQIPRAGTNRVSIRNTSAVRALRDAAAVPAPYKTLAGTLAGAAPGASRARVDGVLADLVRQGFLITSLRAPLTVTDPLGYVIDRLHAAGAEAVASAVPVLRDLEAAWADLNQHNQAGDGTGREEITRRLRDLSGAGRSPLAVDLVLDCDVQLPGEVARELERAATALLRLTRQPTGDAVWKQYHCAFWEKYGTGALVPLTEVLDPAAGLGFPAEYPGSMMAPPVTGTTARDQRLLALAWQTAADRSGEIVLTDQTIDQLAGTAGFEEGQIAPHVEIAARLHAADAMALARGDFTVTVTPARSAGTLTSRFTPVATGNGLAEVYRGLPTLTAGALPAQLSFPPLYPHAENVCRIPAYLPHVIALGEHRHPDDPATTVIDLEDLAVTATRDRLHLVSVSRRQVVEPLVFHAMALDKQAPPLARFLVHLPRAFTTAWTGFDWGPAAAQLPYLPRVSYGRCVLSPARWTLTTTDLATPGALDDWRKRWGCPRTVELRDEDRTLRLNLGEPLHAAILHAHLRRHHTAVLTEAVGPGSLGWLEGHVHEVAVPLVTTRPPAPSPLAGPLPTITNNAHGSLPASPRSRWLNAKLHTHPEQYDEILTRRLPPLLDTLPGAPQFWFVRYRSPNETDHLRLRFRTRHAERYGQYAGIIGAWAEQLRRDGLASGLALDTYTPEVGRYGEGPAMKAAEAVFSADSTAVTAALRLLPAAVLDPAALVAAGMVDITCGFLGHAAAMTWLAERPTPAAKPVGRHLADQAITLALDPAPRWPDEVAQAVKARALALAFYRTSLPADADTASVLESLLHMHHNRALGLDRDSEWTCRRLARQAARAHQAQQDQRGSAR, from the coding sequence ATGCGCTCCCCCGGTAGGAAGCCGCTCTACCAGCACACCGGCACCGCCCTGCTACGAGCCGCCACCGCATCGCTGACCCGCGCCCCCGACTGGTGGCCGGACCCGGACGACACCGGGGACTGCCGCCGGTGGCTGGCCCATGTCTGGTCGCGGCCGGACTTTGCCATCGCGGTACGCGAGGCCAGTTGGAGCCTGGGCCGCCAGATCGACGCCATCGTCGCGGACCCGGCGGTGCCCGACCGGCACGTCCGCAGCGCGACCCAGTCCACGGCCCGCTACCTCCTTCGCTCCACCGGCCGCCCGACACCGTTCGGCCTGTTCGCCGGGGTCGCCCACGCGACGCTCGGGCCGGCTGCCGCCGTGCGGTTCGGCACCGGCCACCGGCCGGTGGCCCGCGTCGACACCCAGTGGCTGGCCGCCGTCATCGAACGCCTCGAAGCCATGCCCGGCCTGCTGCAACGCCTGGACCTGGTGTTCAACAACCTCGCCGCCCGGCGCGGCGCGCGCATCCAGATCCCCCGGGCAGGTACGAACCGCGTCAGCATCCGCAACACCAGCGCTGTGCGGGCCCTTCGGGACGCCGCCGCTGTCCCCGCCCCGTACAAGACCCTGGCCGGCACCCTCGCCGGTGCCGCCCCCGGGGCGAGTCGGGCACGGGTCGACGGCGTCCTTGCCGACCTGGTGCGCCAGGGCTTCCTGATCACCAGCCTGCGGGCCCCGCTCACGGTCACCGACCCGCTCGGCTATGTAATCGACCGGCTCCACGCGGCCGGGGCTGAGGCTGTGGCGTCGGCGGTGCCGGTCCTGCGGGACCTGGAAGCCGCCTGGGCCGATCTGAACCAGCACAACCAGGCCGGCGACGGGACGGGCCGCGAGGAGATCACCCGCCGCCTGCGGGACCTGTCCGGGGCCGGTCGCAGCCCGCTGGCGGTGGACCTGGTCCTGGACTGCGATGTGCAACTGCCCGGCGAAGTCGCCCGCGAACTCGAACGCGCCGCCACCGCGCTGCTGCGGCTGACCCGCCAGCCGACCGGCGACGCAGTGTGGAAGCAGTACCACTGCGCGTTCTGGGAGAAGTACGGCACCGGCGCCCTGGTCCCGCTCACCGAAGTCCTGGACCCCGCCGCCGGACTCGGCTTCCCCGCCGAGTACCCCGGCAGCATGATGGCCCCGCCCGTGACCGGAACCACCGCCCGTGACCAGCGGCTCCTGGCCCTGGCATGGCAGACGGCCGCCGACCGCAGCGGCGAGATCGTCCTGACCGACCAGACCATCGACCAACTCGCTGGTACCGCAGGGTTCGAGGAGGGACAGATCGCCCCGCACGTCGAGATCGCGGCCCGCCTCCACGCGGCCGACGCCATGGCGCTGGCACGCGGCGACTTCACGGTGACCGTGACCCCGGCCCGCTCGGCGGGCACCCTCACCTCGCGCTTCACCCCGGTGGCCACCGGCAATGGTCTGGCCGAGGTCTACCGGGGACTGCCCACCCTGACCGCCGGAGCGCTGCCCGCGCAGTTGTCGTTCCCACCGCTGTACCCGCACGCCGAGAACGTCTGCCGCATCCCGGCCTACCTGCCCCACGTCATCGCCCTGGGAGAGCACCGGCACCCTGACGATCCGGCGACGACGGTCATTGACCTGGAGGACCTGGCGGTGACCGCAACCCGCGACCGGCTGCACCTGGTCAGCGTCTCGCGGCGGCAAGTGGTCGAGCCGCTGGTGTTCCACGCCATGGCCTTGGACAAGCAGGCGCCGCCGCTGGCACGGTTCCTCGTCCATCTGCCCCGCGCCTTCACCACCGCCTGGACCGGCTTCGACTGGGGACCGGCCGCCGCCCAACTGCCCTACCTGCCCAGGGTCAGCTACGGCCGTTGCGTCCTGTCCCCGGCCCGCTGGACCCTGACCACCACCGACCTGGCCACCCCCGGGGCGCTGGACGACTGGCGGAAGCGGTGGGGTTGCCCGCGGACCGTCGAACTGCGCGACGAGGACCGGACCCTGCGGCTGAACCTCGGCGAGCCCCTCCACGCCGCGATCCTGCACGCCCACCTGCGACGCCACCACACCGCCGTCCTGACCGAGGCCGTCGGCCCCGGCTCGCTCGGCTGGCTCGAGGGGCACGTCCACGAGGTCGCCGTGCCGCTGGTCACCACCCGCCCGCCAGCACCATCGCCCCTGGCCGGGCCGCTGCCGACGATCACCAACAACGCCCACGGATCACTACCTGCCTCCCCGAGAAGCCGGTGGCTGAACGCGAAGCTCCACACCCACCCCGAGCAGTACGACGAGATCCTCACCCGGCGCCTTCCCCCGCTGCTGGACACGCTGCCCGGCGCCCCGCAGTTCTGGTTCGTCCGCTACCGCAGCCCGAACGAGACCGACCACCTGCGGCTCAGGTTCCGCACCCGCCACGCGGAGCGCTACGGGCAGTACGCAGGGATCATCGGCGCGTGGGCCGAACAGCTGCGGCGCGACGGACTCGCCTCCGGTCTGGCGTTGGACACGTACACCCCCGAGGTCGGCCGCTACGGCGAAGGCCCGGCCATGAAGGCCGCCGAGGCGGTGTTCAGCGCCGACTCGACCGCGGTGACCGCCGCACTGCGGCTCCTGCCCGCCGCAGTCCTCGACCCGGCTGCACTGGTCGCCGCAGGCATGGTCGACATCACCTGCGGGTTCCTCGGACATGCCGCGGCGATGACCTGGCTCGCGGAGCGGCCCACCCCTGCCGCGAAACCGGTCGGCCGGCACCTCGCCGACCAGGCCATCACCCTGGCCCTGGACCCGGCCCCCCGGTGGCCGGACGAAGTGGCCCAGGCAGTGAAGGCCCGCGCGCTGGCCCTGGCGTTCTACCGGACCAGCCTGCCCGCCGACGCCGACACCGCCAGCGTCCTGGAGTCGCTGCTGCACATGCACCACAACCGGGCCCTTGGCCTGGACCGGGACAGCGAATGGACCTGCCGCCGCCTGGCCCGGCAGGCAGCCCGCGCCCACCAGGCCCAGCAGGACCAGCGGGGCAGTGCGAGGTGA